One window of Aspergillus oryzae RIB40 DNA, chromosome 3 genomic DNA carries:
- a CDS encoding putative mitochondrial phosphate transporter Pic2 (mitochondrial phosphate carrier protein), which yields MAMQERKLPMGKIEPNTGKYFVNCALGGIIGPTHTSVTPLDLVKCRRQVDPKIYTSNISAWRSIFAKEGLRGVFFGWSPTFIGYSFQGAGKYGFYEYFKYLYGDQMFPNMNRTVVYLGASASAEFLADMALCPFEAIKVRMQTTLPPYAQTMREGWSKIVAQEGFGGLYKGLYPLWARQIPYTMTKFATFEETVNAIYKTLGKPKESCSGLQQTGISFLGGYIAGIFCAIVSHPADVMVSKLNADRQAGESAMKAVSRIYGNIGFSGLWNGLPVRIVMLGTLTGFQWLIYDSFKVFLGLPTTGGH from the exons ATGGCTATGCAGGAACGCAAACTCCCCATGGGGAAGATCGAGCCTAATACAGGCAAATATTTCGTTAATTGTGCCCTAGGAGGCATTATTG GACCTACCCATACATCAGTCACACCACTCGATCTGGTCAAGTGTCGCCGTCAGGTTGATCCCAAGATCTACACATCAAATATCTCAGCATGGCGCTCTATCTTCGCCAAGGAAGGACTGCGCGGAGTATTCTTTGGCTGGTCCCCCACATTCATCGGGTACTCCTTCCAAGGCGCAGGTAAATATGGATTCTACGAGTACTTCAAGTATCTATACGGCGACCAAATGTTCCCCAACATGAACCGCACGGTGGTCTATCTAGGTGCCAGTGCATCGGCCGAATTCCTCGCAGACATGGCCCTCTGCCCCTTTGAGGCGATCAAGGTGCGCATGCAGACGACTCTGCCACCCTATGCGCAAACAATGCGCGAAGGCTGGAGCAAGATCGTTGCTCAAGAAGGATTCGGCGGTTTGTATAAGGGGCTGTACCCACTCTGGGCGCGACAGATCCCTTACACTATGACCAAGTTCGCTACCTTTGAGGAGACGGTCAATGCGATCTATAAGACTTTGGGCAAACCCAAGGAAAGCTGCAGCGGGCTGCAGCAGACTGGAATCAGTTTCCTGGGCGGTTACATTGCTGGCATTTTTTGTGCGATTGTCAGTCATCCGGCTGATGTTATGGTTAGCAAGCTCAATGCTGATCGTCAGG CTGGTGAGTCAGCCATGAAAGCCGTTTCGCGCATTTATGGAAATATCGGATTTTCGGGCCTATGGAACGGTCTTCCCGTCCGCATCGTCATGTTGGGTACACTGACTGGATTCCAATGGTTGAT TTATGACTCGTTCAAGGTGTTCCTTGGTCTTCCGACCACTGGTGGGCATTAG
- a CDS encoding chloride channel protein (Cl- channel CLC-3 and related proteins (CLC superfamily)), which produces MSRKVPIFWAIHAILIGDIYSISFKRKQKQRSGFSLSNLFSNNTTEFVAGDAGFTSSNTRNGQLHESVSSSRDRPMSNNGNATAQKEGGLLDWYVEGPGRRVGYDDLTAIDWIFEYTKERQRKRHLYSHGQGAVGYVLKFLDASNVWIVLIATGILVGIIAAFIDVASDWLGDLKTGYCKNGAGGGKFYLNKSFCCWGHDGKLFFAPRLYPEVSLLNYGLDISNCLDWTPWGKALGVASSGGVFTVEYLFYVLYSVLFAVCATVLVRTYALYARHSGIPEIKTILGGFVIRHFMGPWTLAIKSLGLCLSVASGLWLGKEGPLVHVACCCASVIMKPFESLNHNEARKREVLSAAAAAGISVAFGAPIGGVLFSLEQLSYYFPDKTMWQSFVCAMVAAVTLQALNPFRTGNIVLYEVTYTRGWHRFEMIPFVILGILGGLYGAFLIRLNMKIAQWRRSRSWSRPIAEVVLVALLSALINYPNLFMRSQNSELVHSLFAECGNGGEDLFGLCKTGAASVTTIVLLLMAAILGFFLASMTFGLDLPAGIILPSVAIGALYGRALGTTFKMWQEAYPKVFLFGNCEPDIPCVTPGLYAIVGAASALGGATRMTVSIVVIMFELTGALTYVIPIMIAVMLSKWCGDIFGKRGIYESWIELNEYPFLDQRDDTTPPDVPAHKVMTAVDDLTVITAVGHTIDSLRHLLLTTSYRGYPVVTDTSNPTLLGYISRNELSFALKYSKSPTDRELSGETQVFFAHQPFADPVETLDLRPWMDQTPITLNSGTTFSLVLQMFQRLGLRYILLSDKGVLQGLLTKKDVWSVLNGPEFRKGGFSRENVVRPVNTAEEVGLLESDDVTSMASSLERRQSL; this is translated from the exons ATGAGCCGTAAGGTCCCAATCTTTTGGGCAATCCATGCGATTCTAATAGGAGACATATACAGTATATCCTTTAAGCGCAAACAAAAGCAGCGATCCGGTTTCAGCTTATCGAACCTATTTTCCAATAATACGACAGAATTCGTTGCTGGAGACGCAGGGTTCACATCTTCGAACACCCGAAATGGGCAACTCCATGAAAGTGTATCATCTTCAAGGGATCGACCGATGAGTAACAATGGAAATGCTACTGCCCAAAAAGAGGGCGGTCTCCTTGATTGGTATGTGGAAGGTCCAGGGCGACGAGTAGGCTATGATGACCTGACCGCAATCGACTGGATATTTGAGTACACAAAAGAACGCCAGAGGAAGAGACATCTGTATTCTCATGGCCAAGGGGCTGTAGGATATGTACTTAAATTCCTCGACGCCAGTAATGTCTGGATAGTATTGATCGCTACCGGAATCTTGGTCGGGATTATTGCAGCTTTTATTGATGTTGCAAGCGACTGGTTAGGAGATTTGAAAACTGGATATTGCAAGAATGGGGCTGGGGGAGGCAAGTTCTACCTAAATAAAAGCTTCTGTTGCTGGGGTCATGATGGTAAGCTATTCTTTGCTCCAAGATTGTACCCTGAGGTATCTTTACTAAATTATGGATTAGATATATCGAACTGTCTAGACTGGACACCCTGGGGGAAAGCACTAGGTGTTGCCTCTTCCGGCGGCGTCTTCACGGTAGAATATTTATTCTACGTCCTTTATTCT GTACTGTTTGCTGTATGCGCTACAGTCTTGGTTAGGACATATGCGCTGTATGCGAGACACAGCGGTATCCCTGAAATCAAGACGATTCTCGGTGGCTTCGTGATAAGGCATTTTATGGGACCTTGGACGCTTGCAATAAAATCTTTGGGATTA TGTCTATCCGTCGCATCTGGTTTGTGGCTGGGTAAAGAAGGCCCTCTTGTTCATGTCGCATGCTGTTGTGCCAGCGTGATAATGAAACCTTTCGAAAGCTTAAATCATAATGAAG CGAGAAAACGCGAAGTTCTGTCCGCAGCCGCTGCTGCGGGCATCTCTGTTGCGTTCGGGGCCCCAATCGGGGGCGTCCTATTTAGTTTGGAG CAATTATCCTATTACTTCCCCGACAAGACAATGTGGCAAAGCTTTGTCTGTGCCATGGTTGCTGCAGTGACGTTACAAGCCTTAAACCCTTTTCGTACGGGCAATATTGTCCTTTACGAAGTCACGTACACACGCGGATGGCATCGCTTTGAGATGATTCCGTTTGTTATACTTGGCATATTAGGCGGCCTATATGGAGCGTTTCTTATCCGCTTGAATATGAAAATCGCTCAATGGCGACGATCTCGGAGCTGGTCACGACCAATTGCAGAGGTGGTGTTAGTAGCTCTTTTAAGTGCGTTGATCAATTATCCGAACTTGTTTATGAGATCTCAAAACTCCGAACTTGTTCATTCTCTCTTTGCTGAGTGTGGAAATGGGGGTGAGGATCTTTTTGGTCTATGCAAAACCGGCGCTGCGTCCGTTACTACAATAGTTCTTCTGCTTATGGCTGCGATCCTCGGTTTTTTCCTTGCATCAATGACTTTCGGTTTGGATCTACCTGCCGGTATTATCCTACCTTCCGTTGCTATTGGTGCTTTATATGGACGTGCTCTAGGGACGACTTTCAAGATGTGGCAAGAAGCTTATCCCAAAGTTTTCCTCTTCGGTAATTGCGAGCCGGATATCCCCTGCGTCACTCCAGGACTATATGCAATCGTTGGTGCGGCTTCGGCCCTTGGCGGAGCCACTAGGATGACTGTGTCGATAGTGGTCATCATGTTTGAACTCACAGGTGCTTTGACCTACGTTATCCCAATCATGATTGCAGTCATGCTATCGAAATGGTGCGGCGACATATTTGGAAAGCGTGGCATTTACGAGTCGTGGATTGAATTAAATGAATATCCTTTCCTCGACCAACGTGACGATACTACTCCACCCGATGTGCCTGCTCATAAGGTCATGACAGCTGTGGATGACTTAACAGTCATTACCGCCGTGGGTCATACAATCGACAGTCTTCGGCACCTTCTCCTGACAACTTCATACCGTGGATATCCCGTAGTAACCGATACATCAAACCCTACCCTTCTGGGTTATATCTCTCGAAACGAACTTTCGTTTGCTTTGAAGTATTCGAAGTCGCCTACGGACCGAGAGTTGTCTGGTGAAACACAGGTCTTTTTTGCTCATCAACCTTTTGCAGACCCAGTGGAGACTCTCGATCTTCGTCCATGGATGGACCAGACCCCTATCACCCTGAACAGCGGTACGACATTTTCGCTAGTACTTCAGATGTTCCAAAGGCTTGGACTGCGTTACATCTTACTTTCGGACAAGGGAGTTCTCCAAGGGTTGCTCACTAAAAAGGATGTTTGGTCTGTCCTCAACGGACCAGAGTTCCGTAAAGGCGGATTCTCTAGAGAGAATGTAGTCCGCCCAGTGAATACggcggaagaggttggaCTCCTGGAAAGCGACGACGTGACCAGTATGGCCAGTTCTTTAGAAAGGCGCCAGTCTCTCTGA
- a CDS encoding CTD kinase subunit gamma (predicted protein), which translates to MMVDPFEVRMRFTAQLQHLNASITSSQKAAHYALKYRDMDEDLHSCILEQLERNNMNNRANIMYFIEQFCEMATKEDHAPYVRMIQRDILRVVDAVAPPDGTGAANVKHVRRVLSGLQNKEILSAETVAEIIAGLKDRETHPAHLDLEADEGVEAKAGTPRGSRGSVRVDKRQIEQRIEEDRERNKRLRESMWTVSGDDGDEHGKFWDETSDIGEDDFLAANEEFIERRQMVGAK; encoded by the exons ATGATGGTAGATCCGTTTGAAGTTCGCATGCGCTTTACCGCGCAGCTACAACATCTGAATGCATCAATTACATCCTCCCAGAAAGCTGCCCATTATGCGCTCAAATATCGCGATATGGACGAGGATCTTCACTCATGCATACTGGAACAGCTTGAAAGG AATAATATGAACAACCGAGCTAATATCATGTATTTCATCGAACAATTCTGCGAAATGGCTACGAAGGAAGATCATGCACCATACGTCCGCATGATTCAAAGGGATATCTTACGCGTAGTGGATGCCGTTGCACCACCGGATGGCACTGGAGCAGCGAATGTGAAGCATGTTCGTCGGGTTCTGAGCGGGTTACAGAACAAGGAAATACTTTCTGCGGAAACGGTAGCGGAGATCATTGCCGGTCTGAAAGACCGTGAAACACATCCAGCACATCTTGATCTGGAGGCTGATGAAGGGGTAGAAGCAAAGGCCGGCACTCCACGGGGCTCTAGGGGGAGCGTCCGCGTGGACAAGAGACAGATTGAACAGAGAATCGAAGAAGACCGTGAGCGGAACAAGCGTTTACGAGAGAGTATGTGGACAGTCAGCGGcgacgatggtgatgagCACGGGAAATTTTGGGATGAGACCAGCGATATTGGCGAAGATGACTTCCTGGCCGCGAATGAGGAGTTTATAGAACGCAGACAGATGGTTGGTGCTAAGTGA
- a CDS encoding YagE family protein (uncharacterized conserved protein): MASTAETTPLLPQHQQQPATSNTSPRANRRTVTFNPLTTVSTYHDTTSTNAPVKTLYSGPSSFPSSQETPQRPTGLSALNSKLRRRNSHGAPYSAAPSMPAAPKVGPQRTTKKAQKLKLLPDPITEEAAEGEFPSDVYSQIARIKEPTARSHAARLGKSDRERLPRVTAYCTANSYRLDGAVRFLKSRSKTRGANPKLYDECVYSPFDYQYEEKQRSTSENNVGMNNVGMRETFQRPSTERRFSDSVVEIEDNTKSRREDLIDLRDSQAHQSENAIAETQSETPDFDTTIHTPEVFLFDYGTVVIWGMSPAQESRFLSDVSKFATSILSPEDTQVENFNFYYAREYQARIYNDFISLREPRNHMIKLAISHALAQSVKTSLFEDLVSETISNTAPLPAQIAQTGSVNLTRRQINMQVGELFILRINIHLQGSVLDSPELMWAEPQLEPVYQAVRSYLEMDQRVSLLNERLDVIADLLAVLKDQLTHRHGEYLEWIVIVLIAAEILVAAINIVVDLYAGVD, from the exons ATGGCTTCTACCGCAGAAACAACTCCCCTGCTCCCCCagcaccaacaacaacccgCAACATCTAATACGTCACCGCGAGCAAACCGGCGGACAGTCACCTTCAACCCTCTCACTACAGTCAGCACATATCACGATACCACCTCTACAAACGCTCCGGTGAAGACCCTATATTCCGGTCCTTCCTCATTTCCGAGTTCCCAGGAAACCCCGCAACGACCGACTGGCCTGTCCGCATTGAACAGCAAGCTTCGTCGCCGGAATAGCCATGGAGCGCCCTATAGTGCAGCCCCCTCAATGCCTGCGGCACCCAAAGTCGGCCCACAAAGAACGACAAAGAAAGCTCAGAAATTGAAACTTCTCCCTGATCCGATCACCGAGGAGGCTGCTGAAGGCGAATTCCCATCAGACGTCTACTCGCAAATCGCACGGATTAAGGAACCCACTGCTCGAAGCCATGCTGCAAGACTGGGCAAGTCGGACAGAGAACGACTACCCCGTGTGACTGCATACTGTACGGCCAATTCATATCGACTAGATGGAGCGGTCAGGTTTCTCAAATCAAGGTCCAAAACCCGTGGAGCAAATCCGAAACTCTACGATGAGTGTGTCTACTCGCCTTTCGACTACCAAtacgaagaaaagcaaagaagtACTTCAGAAAACAATGTTGGCATGAATAATGTGGGTATGAGGGAAACGTTCCAGAGGCCATCCACCGAGCGCAGATTCTCCGACAGCGTGGTCGAAATCGAAGATAATACTAAATCCCGGAGAGAGGACCTCATCGACCTTCGAGACTCTCAAGCTCACCAATCAGAGAATGCTATAGCGGAAACCCAATCTGAAACTCCAGACTTCGACACCACAATCCACACCCCGGAGGTATTCCTCTTTGATTATGGCACGGTCGTTATATGGGGCATGTCGCCCGCACAAGAATCCCGGTTCCTGTCCGATGTCTCTAAATTCGCAACGTCCATCTTGAGTCCCGAAGATACACAGGTCGAAAACTTTAATTTCTACTATGCGCGTGAGTACCAGGCGCGGATATACAACGACTTCATCTCTCTGCGCGAACCCCGAAACCACATGATCAAACTGGCCATCTCACATGCTCTTGCTCAATCAGTGAAGACCTCTCTTTTCGAGGATCTCGTCTCAGAAACGATCTCGAATACTGCACCATTGCCTGCCCAGATCGCACAGACAGGAAGTGTCAATCTCACGCGGCGACAAATCAACATGCAAGTCGGAGAATTATTCATTCTACGAATCAATATCCATCTCCAGGGTTCGGTTCTAGACAGCCCAGAACTAATGTGGGCAGAACCACAGTTAGAGCCTGTCTACCAAGCCGTGCGGAGCTACCTCGAAATGGACCAACGAGTCAGCCTCCTGAATGAACGACTAGACGTAATTGCAGATCTCCTGGCCGTTCTCAAAGACCAACTGACTCACCGACACGGTGAGTATCTAGAATGGATTG tcatcgtcctcatcgcTGCAGAGATCCTCGTCGCAGCCATCAATATCGTGGTCGACTTATACGCTGGCGTTGACTAA
- a CDS encoding uncharacterized protein (predicted protein), whose protein sequence is MVTTRRRKISDIVPKEEPEINGQQEVNGRRKSGPAGSGKMETQRNKRRKRASLEAAEGESGTPEEPSEDTQETDSKQEEEKSAPAPKKHFRFDSEEPEVPLDTQIEETAETQQAKEDSGDDSSDDDEAPEAVDNSAQLSKVKAQAKKMEQAKQLEEELKREKRRQLDELRKSQAKVSKKKDKPVDDLLSESTVTLQGSNTQDARRSALPALLPDDILNAAPVTRPPTPPAEGINIAHKKPTKFRFLEKSEKRPKDVKMGDVTIRVLGDIPQKKAKSALPPKASKSGRISKQTWLDRSRSTGHVNGLRRTAGGSSGFVRK, encoded by the exons ATGGTCACAACACGGCGGCGGAAGATTTCCGATATTGTTCCCAAAGAGGAACCTGAGATCAATGGACAGCAGGAGGTGAATGGGAGGCGCAAATCCGGGCCAGCCGGCTCCGGGAAGATGGAAACTCAGCGCAATAAACGGAGAAAGCGAGCCAGTCTTGAAGCCGCAGAAGGCGAGAGCGGGACTCCAGAAGAGCCTTCAGAAGATACCCAGGAAACGGATTCCaagcaagaggaagagaaatcGGCACCTGCTCCGAAGAAGCACTTCAGATTCGACAGCGAAGAACCTGAAGTACCGTTAGATACGCAGATAGAGGAAACAGCAGAGACGCAACAGGCAAAGGAGGACAGCGGCGATGACAgtagtgatgatgatgaagctcCGGAAGCGGTTGATAACTCGGCGCAGTTATCCAAGGTTAAAGCGCAGGCTAAGAAAATGGAACAGGCCAAACAATT ggaagaagagttGAAGcgcgagaagagaaggcaattGGATGAGCTGCGTAAATCACAAGCGAAAGtttcgaaaaagaaagataagcCCGTTGATGATCTGCTATCCGAAAGCACGGTGACACTCCAGGGCTCTAATACACAAGATGCACGGCGATCGGCTCTCCCAGCACTTCTTCCAGACGATATTTTGAATGCAGCTCCTGTTACACGACCGCCTACTCCACCCGCAGAAGGAATAAACATAGCCCACAAGAAGCCGACCAAGTTTAGATTCCTCGAAAAGTCCGAGAAGCGCCCCAAGGATGTGAAAATGGGCGATGTGACGATTCGAGTATTGGGTGACATTCcacagaagaaagccaaatcGGCTCTACCCCCCAAGGCCTCGAAATCCGGCCGGATTAGCAAACAGACTTGGCTCGATCGGAGTCGCAGTACTGGACATGTCAATGGTCTGAGAAGGACAGCCGGCGGTTCCTCTGGATTTGTACGCAAGTAA
- a CDS encoding uncharacterized protein (predicted protein), with translation MEPSTNQSTSIESSNPPSVELAYKRKCVALKKRLNEIENENDLMRVRNRRGWQYIHKMRLESCILLERLAKVTGMAEEAQAGVNPELRARAAAMLSNAAVLDPGEKEGGGGAYYADDTEGSSDEQPPTPQERPLRVKRSRKSNVGDGADDDAAPSANNAPESSSAAGSASLPRLAPAPSQEDMTSSFRIQAGNGSAQDKENNTGSGSDRGGSQNPESGSREPGQGEVSVEPTTPMDMDTKESKEDS, from the exons ATGGAGCCCTCTACAAACCAGTCAACATCAATCGAGTCCTCGAACCCCCCGAGCGTCGAACTCGCCTACAAACGCAAATGCGTCGCCTTAAAGAAGCGCTTAAATGAGATCGAAAATGAGAACGATCTGATGCGTGTCCGCAACCGCCGCGGCTGGCAATACATCCACAAGATGCGTCTCGAGTCATGCATTCTGCTCGAGCGCCTAGCCAAGGTCACCGGCATGGCAGAGGAGGCCCAGGCAGGTGTCAACCCGGAGCTACGGGCCCGCGCCGCGGCTATGTTGTCCAATGCGGCGGTTCTGGATCCTGGTGAGAaggagggtggtggtggtgcgtATTATGCAGATGACACGGAGGGGAGCTCGGATGAACAGCCGCCTACT CCCCAAGAACGACCCCTGCGTGTGAAACGGTCCCGGAAATCAAATGTCGGTGACggtgcagatgatgatgctgcccCTTCTGCTAACAATGCGCCTGAGTCTTCGTCCGCTGCTGGATCAGCCTCGCTTCCGCGGTTAGCGCCAGCGCCGTCGCAGGAGGACATGACTTCTTCGTTCCGCATCCAGGCTGGCAACGGCTCAGCACAAGATAAAGAGAACAATACCGGCTCTGGAAGTGACCGTGGTGGTAGCCAGAACCCGGAGTCCGGGTCAAGAGAACCTGGTCAAGGAGAGGTTTCTGTGGAGCCGACGACGCCTATGGATATGGATACTAAGGAGTCGAAGGAGGACAGTTAG
- a CDS encoding putative C6 transcription factor (predicted protein), protein MASWSQHLPDHWLPLVVYTATGGPLMTYQNASIAAIWTYYRAARISLQRHLLDLRQTLASLVGDNQACDVHRDAALEEIQEMTTDTCRSIPFSLGDIDALGQTIPTSAEGRPPIRALYGYLMLWPLWYVLTFGMGTAAQMEQIRSALGRVGSVLGIKLALMLAQQGSMSQHATALTPNPYRFVPSTS, encoded by the coding sequence ATGGCCAGCTGGAGTCAGCATTTACCGGACCACTGGCTTCCTCTCGTCGTCTATACAGCTACGGGTGGACCGCTCATGACTTATCAGAATGCATCCATTGCAGCAATTTGGACATATTACCGCGCGGCCCGTATTAGCCTCCAAAGACATCTACTTGATCTACGCCAGACCCTTGCCTCGCTCGTCGGTGACAACCAGGCCTGCGACGTCCACCGTGATGCCgcgctggaggagattcAGGAGATGACCACCGATACCTGTCGGAGTATTCCCTTTTCATTAGGGGATATCGATGCACTTGGGCAAACAATCCCAACCTCTGCTGAGGGACGACCACCCATTCGCGCTCTTTACGGATATCTGATGCTGTGGCCGCTATGGTATGTTCTGACGTTCGGCATGGGCACAGCGGCACAGATGGAGCAAATTCGAAGCGCCTTAGGCAGGGTCGGTTCTGTGCTGGGCATCAAGCTGGCGCTAATGCTGGCGCAACAGGGAAGCATGTCCCAACATGCGACTGCATTGACCCCAAACCCCTACCGTTTTGTACCATCGACGAGCTAA